The following is a genomic window from Parabacteroides johnsonii DSM 18315.
TCTCCTTCTGGTAGCCGGTCAGGTCAAGCGGTTGGAATGTTGCGCCGTAAGGCGTGAGGTCCTTCAAATAACCGAGATTGCGTGAAGTATCCAGTACCATAGAGCCGTCACGGTAGTGCGGCTCCAGCAGACCATTGAACGGACGGGGAGAAAGGTCGAGAGGTTCCTCCTTCGGCTTTTCCGTTTCCATTTCGGGAAAAAGGGAGGTTGCAGCCGTTTCCGTTGCGGGAGCGGCAGGAGTGGCGGCAACTTCCGGCTGCGTTTCGGGTTGCCGTGTTTCCTGCTCCGGTGCGGCTTTCACGTCCGGGACATGCTGCCGTTTCTCCTGATGCTGTGCCGCCAGCCTGCGAAGTTCCTTGCGTCGCTCCGGCGTGAGGTCCATCATCATTTCATAGAAGCCGTTGATGGGCGGGTTGGTATCCCAATCCAAAGTGGCGTAAATATCTTCAGGTTCGCTTTGCTTCCCGACATTTTCCGGCTTTGCATCCTTGCTTTCGATTACAGGCTTGACGGATTCAACAGGAGGAACAGCCGTAACCGGCGGCTTCGGTTTAGGAATGGCACGCCTTGCCGGGCTTTCCTTTTTCGCCGTCTTTTTCTTCTTGGAGGGTGCTTCCTGCTTGCGGACTTCCTCGGTCATGCCCCAGAGGTCGAGCAGGGAGAGCTGCACGCCCTCCGAATAATCGGGGCGGCGCGGTTCTATCTCCGGCTTTTCTTCCTCCGGCTGCGGTGTTACCGCTTCGGGTTTCGCTGCCATTTCATGACGTGGCTGTATCTCAGGAGTGACAACCGGTGTGGAAATGGTTTCTGTCACCGTGCTTTTCCCTTGTGCCGGACGCAGGCTGTGCATTTCATATAGTTCTTTGTCAAACTGATGCAACTCAATATCCAGATGTTCCCGCAAGTCCTCCGCCATTTGCCCGATGCCGCCCCTGTGTAGGAGCTGATAGGCAGGTTTCCCGTAAGGGTCTGTGCCTCTGATTAAATCCGTATTGGAAAGAGAGCTGATGCTCCATACATACCCGTTCACGGAAGTGCCGATAGGTGTCTGTTCGGTCTGCATGAAAAGTTTCTCGTTGTAGTACAGCTCCCGTTTCTTGCCGCTGTTCTTTTGCAGGATAATCAGGTCGCTGCCCACTTCCGTACCCGCGTTGTCCGTGAAGAGGTTGTTCGGCAGGCGTGCGACACCCACCAGATTGGCTTGGCTCATCATGTACTCGCGTATGGGCGCGTTGGACGGTGCGTCCAGCACCCCCTGCGAAGTGATGAACGCCACGATGCCGCCCTCACGCACCGCGTCAAGGCTTTTCAGGAAGAAGTAGTTGTGTATTGCCTTCTGTGCGGAACGCCTTGCCGGGTCTTGGCTTCCTGTAAACTCCGGGTCGAACACAGCCACGTCGCCGAACGGGATGTTCGAGATGGCAAGGTCGAAATAGTCCGTGAAGGGCTTCTCTATCTTCTCGAATCCCTGCACCCTTACCTTTTGGTCGGGATGCAGGTGTCCCAATATCTTGCCCGTCATCAGGTCTTTCTCGAAAGCCATGATGTCCGCGTCCGGCTTGTTTTCCAGCACGGCATCCACGAATGCGCCCACGCCCGCCGACGGCTCCAGCACACGGTCGGGACGTATGCCGTGTTCATGCAGAGCCTCCGCAATCGTGCAGGTTATCTCCGGCGGTGTGTAGAAAGCGGTCAGCACGGACTGCTTCATGGCATCCACGTACCGCTTGTACTCCGTATCGTCCTTGCTGTTTTCACGCATCAGCCTGTGCAGCTCCACCGTCGGGGCAAACAGTTCGAGGTCCGATTTCGCCCAATGCACGGCATCCGTCAGTTCCTTTGCCGGGTTCAGTATGCACTTCAACCCGCCGAAACCGCAATACTTCCGAAGTATGGCTTGTTCCTCGGCGGTTGCCGTCCTCCGTTCCCTGTCAAGGATGAATGCCGTCCGTATCGCCTCGATGTTGTCCCGCAGCCGTTGTTTGCGGTTAAACGCCATATTCCCCGATATAAAGGACGACGGCTCCCGTCAGCTCCGTGTAGAGCAGGTCGTATTCGGGCGACAGGGCGAAATTGTCGTCCGAAAGGTCATAAGCGGAGAATACATTACCGACAGGCGGCAGCAGCTTTCGGATGAAGGCCTCGCGTTTCTTTTCCGGCACTTCTTCGGCAAACTCGTTTTCCACGACTTCGCGGAGGATGGCGTACTTGGAATAGCGAAGCCCCCGCAGGAGCGTGTCCATCGCCAACTCCTGCGCCCCTTCGGGCGGATAGCCTTCGAGCCGCGCACGCTCATACGTTTCGACGGCACGGTCGGCACGCTCCCGGATGAAGGCATCGTCGGAAGCCTGTTCAAACCTGTTCGTGCGGAGGTAGTCCAGCAGGTACAGACCGTAATAGGAAAAGTCGGTCTGACCCTCGTTTTTCTTCTTGTTGTTCATTACTTTGGAATTTAGTGGGTTGATAATGACGTGGATAATCGTCTGGAAAGGAGAAAGAAAAGGCACTCGGTATCCCTCCGAGTGCCACCACTAAATCCAAAGTATGAGTGTAATCCGGTATCGAAGAACAATTCATTACTCTGAACCAGTGGCAAAGGTAGTGCAAATCGAAGACAATACGAAATAAACCCGTTTATTTCTATTGTTGAGGTGCAGCCTACTTTCTCAAAAGTTAATACTATTTCTTCCGTCCTGAAA
Proteins encoded in this region:
- a CDS encoding DUF1896 domain-containing protein is translated as MNNKKKNEGQTDFSYYGLYLLDYLRTNRFEQASDDAFIRERADRAVETYERARLEGYPPEGAQELAMDTLLRGLRYSKYAILREVVENEFAEEVPEKKREAFIRKLLPPVGNVFSAYDLSDDNFALSPEYDLLYTELTGAVVLYIGEYGV